In the genome of Arabidopsis thaliana chromosome 4, partial sequence, the window GGACTTGTTGGAGCCTCTCTAGaccttttccttcttccattTGCACCCTTCTCAACACATCATCTCGTGTGGCTGTGAGATCTTCAATGGCTTTCTCAAGAGCCACTATATTATCCTTGAGTTTGTGAATATAATTGCCTAGGCtaaaaaaacaactatatGCACGAGTGAGCACTTGATCACATGATATTTGGAGAGAGATACAACTACCCATCTTGCATTtgacagagaaagagagattcacAATTCAACCAACCAACGAATCAAGGAAATATAaccccaaacaaaaaaactaacctaGGAAGCTTAATGAGATTTTCTACAAATTTGGAAATAAGATCTTAAGAGATGAtacaattaaagaaaaataactacTAATTCctcaacttatatattttttaaatgagTCCAAGTTGTCACAGTATTAATTTAAATCAGCCACGATCGACAGCCgtcttattgtttttatatacTGAGATtcctaaaaatattaaagattaTGAAAGATGTAAGTGATGCGTGGCTATGTTATTTTCATTGGTCTTCAATGACTTTGTCATTTTCATTCGCAAATGAGAGCGACGACAATAACATCCATCGTTAAGAGCCCGTAGAGCTCCTTCAATCTTTTGCTATGGAGCAGCTGACTTGATCTGATCTATTCTCTACACGTGCATGAGAGTAATGATAATTTCAAATCTGTAAAGTTCACATGTAAgtaagtttatattttctaaaaattagAACCTGATTGATTTTAAAGAGGAGATATGAGTCCAGACCCGTGCTAACATTAGCGGATAGAGGAAGCGAAAAAAATAGTgctctaattaattaaaaagttgagtgtaatttttttaaaaaacaaacaaagtatatatatatatatattagggAAACTTAAGTAATTTTATCTAAgcagaaaaaaattgatagaaAAACTATAGAGAGAAAAGTTTTGTCACTAAAATCAACTTGAACCATCATAATGTAACCAGAGATTAACCAAACAAACCTTTCTTTTTAGCCTAATTAATAATTACTGTATATATAATtgcttaaatatatttagaagaCCATGCTTACTTACCTCTACTACCATAAAACATTcaaagttataaaatattatgcccttaagttttaaaaaaaaaatggatgcCAATGTTTCAAATTCTTTGACGATGGCACGGCCCTAGATATGACTAACCTAATCCGTATTATGATTACAGACCGAGCATCTTCCCTCTAAAAGAGATCGACCTATACTGTTATTGTTCacgtttttaaaatatgtttccaCCGAATACATATTATTCAACATTAAATCATTTGTAATTCTATACATTAGTAACAAAGATCAACTTATATGGActttttaattcaattaaaGGATCAAACTCAAAGTAGAGacaactaaagaagaaaaccatttTATAATTAGCATTAGTTGTAGACATGATTATAATGACTATGTCATTTTCGTTCTTTGCAACAATCAGATcgattaattaatttttatccATAAACTTGCACCTGTTGTCAGTCATTGATGAGAATttaaatctacatatacatttttgcagccattttgtgaaataaatcttgaatttggacttatttacaatggttgccactaaattttaattatttgaatttttttttaattaatggttTGAATCTTTTTACGGTAATTAATTGtgtaacaaaccaaaaagattcGAAATATATGGCAATCACATATGTCAcgtaaaacacaataaattatcttctctttatttcaCCTACAATATTCACTAAATCTTAAacaaccaaaatttgaactatttcaattatttgtataaatttcggcaataaattaaaacaaacactgtgaaacaaaccaaaatacatttACGATCCCGTAAAATGAGCAAACCCAATTATATGTGCATCTAAACACATTCCTTATCTTGGTTTGAATATTCCACGGAATTAAAAGTCCATAACTTTTTCGGCAtaaaatcacaatcacaaCTAATTCCAcaactaatatttaaactttttaaaaaattaaaatatcatgagACGAAAAATGTAGCGGGACGGATTTGGATTGATATGAAATATAGCAGGAcgggtttggattgatataacacaaattgaatatttatttgatcattttatcatcactaatttttttttacaacattaatataaattatataactttaatactaaactaaaaccgtaaaatttaatattaatatatatatatatatatatatataaataaaatatttgccCGTGGTGTACCACGGGTTAAATTATAATAGGTTACAAAagtagaaataaaaacaactgttttgactttcaaaaaaaaaaaaatgtttgactTTGTTTATGGCGTAGAATAGATGCAGTAAATCATTTACGTTGTTTGAGTGTGTTAAACCTGACTCTCACTTTCGCTCTCAATCACTGTTTGTGTTCAGACATGCAAAAGAAAGCGATTAGTAGACTTAACGAGTTCTTTGGAATCCTACCGCTCGCTGGTCTTCCCAAAATACACTAGATATGAACTCAATCTTGAGTTCCTTTCTTTATCTACAATGTGATCTCTCCCCAAATTGAATTGAgtaaagaaggagaagatgttAAATTTCATAAGGTTCtaactcaaaaccaattcGATAAGTGGATTGACGACCCTTGTCCCTCATATATACTACGCATGAAGATGAAGTCTCTTTCCAACTTTCCGCACATAAGACTTTAATCGATTTAGCTTCCTTGTCTTCACTCTCACGCTTACACGTATCTTGGGTTTAGATGAAACCttttaacccatttaacaGACTCTCCCACAGTTGGAGAGCTTGGTATAAGGACACATTGCTTCAGCGGTTTACGATTATATGCTGACTAATCGAAGTTAAATTTCTACAATAAAAACCTAACAAACAATCAGGCTTATCTATCTTCTTACTTTGAGACTGAAGCAGCGATGCCGGAAACGAAGAAAGGGCGAGCTGGAATACGTCAGAGCACTGGTGTCGCATTGGAAGACCATCGCCGGAGAGATTGTGCAGATTTTGGGTTGTAGGTTTCTCTTATAATTGAAATTATTAGCAAGCTCTTTTCAACTGACTACATTCAAAATTCACCCTTATTCTAAAACGTTTCGGAATTCCAATACAAACTAAGGTCTTATTACTCTTTCTTGCTTTTGCAGAGTTTGTTGTAGTTTGTGAAAAGGGTTTGTTCTTCCTAATATGTGCTTTTGTAATCTTTAACAAATACACACATCTAGTATGTATGAATGTGAGGAAGTACCATTGGAAACCTcatgtttttaaagaaataaacatataaacatgTGACGCAACTTCTGAATATATGTGTacgtatattatatatgtaatatctCGTCCAATGTATCATTGAAGcaacaaactatatatttcaaatagagaaaaaactgaaaattaaCGAGGGGctaaaggagaaagaaacagaagaatcaGCAATTTTAGTTGATCTCGATGAAGAGACTTGCCTGAGGATGCAAACCTGCGTCTTTCAGTGACATTGACTCTTTGTCTCTCCCATACACTGTCCTTGGGAAGTTTGTGATTAAGCTGTACTCTTCTGTATCTAAGAGTCCAAGTGAATCCACGTAGTCATACAATGTCTGGATCTTGGTTTCGCTCTTAAACATCCtcccttttctttctccattcGGGAACCGAACTAACACCTACATTGCAGGCCAAACCAAACGGTTCAGAAATAGAATAAATCAGACCATTAACAAACATTCTCATAAACCCAAGTCAAAATAACGCAAATTTTCCGACGTTTGATCAATGAGAATCAACCATAGaatcaaatcatcaaagaGGCCCTAAGATTTGGGAACCCGTACTTAAATCTACGTTTGAGGGTAGATAAACGGTTCACGGATACGGACTACCATAAAACAGACCGTCCCAAGTCGAAAGGTAAATTTTCAGACGTTTGATCAAAGAGTATCAATTATAGAACCTAAACTTTCAAGAGGCACCAAGTTTAGTATCTCTCATAAATGAATATCAATAAAGATAATTAATGTTCTTTGCAATTGCATAGGCTACGAAACTGTGTGAGAAAAGATAAGTAATAAATGGCTAAGGAAGAAGGCGAACTTACTTGTGTAACATCAGGGCCTTTCTCAGGTTCTTCTCCAAGAGCAAGAGCTTTCTCTTGTCTCATTCGCACTCTAGCAGCTTGTCTCTCTTCAGCTTCACGCGCTGCTCTCTCCCgagcctcttcttcttctttgagttTCCTCTCTGCCTCAGCAGCTTCTCTCTCTAAACGCTCTTTCTCCTCCTGTCTCTGTTGCTCCCTTGCCTAATCAGCAGAACAAATGACGCCACAAATTTAGACAGTAGACTAATCATAAAGTCTTGTCAATTCTGAACAGGCCTACAAAGAACAGAAAACATACTTGATCGGCTTCAAGAGCAGCACGGTAAGCAGCATCTTGTTCCTCTCTCAGACGCAGATTGGTTCTTCTTTCCTCCGCCTCAACCCTAGCAGTTACCAAAGTAGGTGAGCTATCTTCTACAATTCTCTGGAGTATGGCAAGCATCTCTTCCGGAGATTTTGGTCCCTCGACCTGTCACAaacaaacagaacaaagaacGATAAACTTAAGAACTACGTCTCCTGCCACACAACACACTACTAAACTCACAAAAGCTGGATCAGAACTTTACACCAAATGTATGAAATGACGGCTCACAGATGAAAGCAGAATCAAACAACTATCCTTTCCCCCTTTACTACTAACCACTTCAACAACAAGGTAGTAGAATGGATTCAGTTCCAATGCAGTTCCCTAAGAGGACTAACAATTTAATTACCGGATTCATAACCAAGTCTACCTAAAGTTGATAAATTGCCTCTCGAATCTAAGACTGTATCTTTACCTGCTGAAGAAGAGCAATTCTCTGGTTAGCAGCAGGCATAACCACAGCGCAAAACGGGAACCTCGATGCCTTCAAGCTATTACTCATCTTAAACCCTTCACTAGATCGAATACTACCTccccaagaaacaaaattctcaTTAACAAACGCTACAACGGCTTCATTACAAAGCGTTCCACCACAAAACACAGGTGTATCAGGATGATCCGGAGAATGCAAGTAAACAAACAAGAGCTTAAACGAACTCCTAGATCGCTGAAGCGCATCCATAAATCCTTccacaacaaaatcaatcttAAAAGCATTATTACTCCCATAATCTCTATCAAACAAAGCAACAAACTCCATCGCTTCACCAACAGCAGAAGAAACCGAAACAAGCCGAGCCGATTCCGAACCACCACCTCTCCCTGATCTAAACCCTAACATACCAAGAGAATACGATAAAACACCACCAGCGGCCCAAATACCTAACCCGATCGCTCCAGAAACTAACCCTAAGCTACCAGAAACAATCGAAATCGGTAAAGTAATAATCCTCCACGCAACTCCTGGACCTCGATTTCCTCCTCCATCATCACGCATAACAAGCTCTGTATCGTCAACGATCCCGCGAGGTGGATAATCAGGAGTCACGGTGGCGTTATTGTGATCGTGATCGCGATTGTTACCACCACCATCGACGGCGGAAGACGAAGCGTCTTGATCAGAAGATGTGAATGAAGAGATTGCTAGTTCTAGGTCCCAACCATGAGCTTGAAGGATCTCAGTACACAAATCAGCATCTTCGAGACCTGTAATCGCTTGGAAGTAACCTAATTTGTCAACAGTATCAACCATTTtcagaaaaccctaattcgatTTTCCCACGCTTTTggatcttctcttctcttctctcactCTTATCTCTCTAGAGAATCTAGAAAACTGTGTTCTTTAGTAAAATGGTTTGATCTATTCAATGACAATGACGATGGCCTTGACTTAAATTACCGTAATATCCTTCAGTtatacgacgtcgttttattATCAACCAAATTCGATTCGGTTTAGTTAAACCAAATCAGCGTGTGAAGATCCCCATTGGATTgctaaagtttcaatctttcttcttcactcttcaTTCAAAGCAATGTTGTTTATTATCATCCTCCATTGTTGTTTAActtaaaggaagaaaatttTGGGGAAAAAGTAAgtatttttctctgttttgtttgttttgttaattactcTGTAAAATGTGATTAGATTGACGAAAACAGAGCTATGAAATGctaattagggttcttgaaaTCGATGAACGTAAGGAAATTTCAGTTACAAATTTGGTAATTGTGTTCTTATTGGTTTGTTGTTTATGTAGTTAGAGTTGTTGATTATAGAAAAGTTTTAAGTCTTTTGATTGGATTTAGGATTTATTGATAATCTActtaaaatatgtttcttgatttgatgaATTCGCAGTTAAAACATCGAAAAATGCAGGACGATGTCATTGATGTATCCCTCAATACAAAGAATGTCTTCTTGTCAGCTCTTCATTTCGCCATGTCCATTGATACACTAAAGAACTCTCCTGAGCTTGTTGATGAGCTGAAAACATCAGCTCAAGAA includes:
- a CDS encoding UBX domain-containing protein (UBX domain-containing protein; CONTAINS InterPro DOMAIN/s: UAS (InterPro:IPR006577), UBX (InterPro:IPR001012); BEST Arabidopsis thaliana protein match is: Ubiquitin-like superfamily protein (TAIR:AT4G23040.1); Has 1807 Blast hits to 1807 proteins in 277 species: Archae - 0; Bacteria - 0; Metazoa - 736; Fungi - 347; Plants - 385; Viruses - 0; Other Eukaryotes - 339 (source: NCBI BLink).), which encodes MVDTVDKLGYFQAITGLEDADLCTEILQAHGWDLELAISSFTSSDQDASSSAVDGGGNNRDHDHNNATVTPDYPPRGIVDDTELVMRDDGGGNRGPGVAWRIITLPISIVSGSLGLVSGAIGLGIWAAGGVLSYSLGMLGFRSGRGGGSESARLVSVSSAVGEAMEFVALFDRDYGSNNAFKIDFVVEGFMDALQRSRSSFKLLFVYLHSPDHPDTPVFCGGTLCNEAVVAFVNENFVSWGGSIRSSEGFKMSNSLKASRFPFCAVVMPAANQRIALLQQVEGPKSPEEMLAILQRIVEDSSPTLVTARVEAEERRTNLRLREEQDAAYRAALEADQAREQQRQEEKERLEREAAEAERKLKEEEEARERAAREAEERQAARVRMRQEKALALGEEPEKGPDVTQVLVRFPNGERKGRMFKSETKIQTLYDYVDSLGLLDTEEYSLITNFPRTVYGRDKESMSLKDAGLHPQASLFIEIN